The following proteins are encoded in a genomic region of Acidimicrobiales bacterium:
- a CDS encoding WhiB family transcriptional regulator produces TPSVPARSRGGADWRRRAACRLMPAEMFFPVGTSGMAIEEVASAKQVCGGCEVSGPCLEFALETRQEFGVWGGRDEDERREMVRRAKANPVLR; encoded by the coding sequence ACTCCCAGCGTTCCCGCCCGCAGCCGGGGAGGGGCGGACTGGAGAAGGCGGGCCGCCTGCCGGCTCATGCCCGCGGAGATGTTCTTCCCGGTGGGGACGAGCGGCATGGCCATCGAGGAGGTCGCCTCCGCCAAGCAGGTATGCGGTGGCTGCGAGGTGAGTGGCCCGTGCCTCGAGTTCGCTCTCGAGACCCGCCAGGAGTTCGGGGTCTGGGGCGGCAGGGACGAGGACGAGCGCCGCGAGATGGTTCGCCGGGCCAAGGCCAACCCCGTCCTGCGCTGA
- a CDS encoding PHP domain-containing protein: MSPEEALDRIAFLLERTRQPTPRVRAFRRAAAVVRKLPEGELSQLVRSGRLRALPGIGESTERVIVEALRGEVPAYLARLEQEPVPEAAPEATALRAALRGDCHSHSDWSDGGSPIEEMAGAARGLGHEYWALTDHSPRLTVAHGLDAERLRRQIEVVDELNERAAPGFRVLKGIEVDILEDGNLDQDPGLLAELDVVVASVHSKLRMESPGMTARMLKAVEDPNVDILGHCTGRIVVGRGRPESTFDAAAVFGACAATGTAVEVNSRPERLDPPMRLLEQAVAAGCLLAIDTDAHAPGQLEWQINGCERVARTGVDSGRIVNTWPLERVQEWAGR; encoded by the coding sequence CTGAGCCCCGAGGAGGCGCTCGACCGCATCGCGTTCCTGCTGGAGCGCACCCGCCAGCCCACCCCCCGGGTTCGCGCCTTCCGACGGGCGGCGGCCGTGGTGCGCAAGCTGCCCGAGGGGGAGCTCTCCCAGCTGGTGCGCTCGGGGCGGCTGCGGGCCCTGCCCGGCATCGGGGAGTCGACCGAGCGGGTGATCGTCGAGGCCCTGCGCGGCGAGGTCCCCGCCTACCTGGCCCGGCTGGAGCAGGAGCCGGTTCCCGAGGCCGCCCCCGAGGCCACCGCCCTGCGCGCCGCCCTGCGGGGGGACTGCCACAGCCACTCCGACTGGTCCGACGGCGGCAGCCCGATCGAGGAGATGGCCGGCGCGGCCCGCGGTCTCGGCCACGAGTACTGGGCCCTCACCGACCACTCGCCCCGGCTCACGGTGGCCCACGGCCTCGACGCTGAACGGCTCCGCCGGCAGATCGAGGTGGTCGACGAGCTGAACGAGCGGGCCGCACCCGGTTTCCGGGTCCTGAAGGGGATCGAGGTCGACATCCTCGAGGACGGGAACCTGGATCAGGATCCCGGTCTCCTGGCCGAGCTCGATGTCGTCGTGGCCAGCGTGCACTCCAAGCTGCGCATGGAGAGCCCGGGCATGACGGCGCGCATGCTGAAGGCGGTGGAGGACCCCAACGTCGACATCCTCGGCCACTGCACGGGCCGGATCGTCGTCGGCCGGGGACGTCCCGAGTCGACCTTCGACGCCGCCGCGGTGTTCGGGGCGTGCGCTGCGACCGGTACGGCCGTCGAGGTCAACTCCCGGCCCGAGCGACTCGACCCGCCCATGCGCCTCCTGGAGCAGGCGGTGGCCGCCGGCTGCCTGCTGGCCATCGACACCGACGCCCACGCCCCGGGACAGCTCGAGTGGCAGATCAACGGTTGTGAGCGGGTGGCGCGCACGGGCGTGGACTCCGGGCGGATCGTGAACACGTGGCCCCTCGAACGCGTCCAGGAGTGGGCGGGGCGCTGA
- the ligD gene encoding non-homologous end-joining DNA ligase codes for MPGAGLPRDLEPMRATAVAALPPDDPRWGYEVKWDGVRALAYVEGGRARLQSRTMNDITDRYPELAVLGRDLDGVVLDGEVVALDETGRPRFERLQQRINVPPGPPVMRRAAEIPVSYVAFDLLYHSGRSLLDVPYAERRELLAGLAMPEEVARAPRHHVGQGAALLEASRAQGLEGLVAKRLDGPYLPGRRSRLWLKIKNFRRQELVIGGWLPGSGGRTGALGALLVGHYADGGLRYAGRVGTGFTGAELSRIRDRLRDLARESSPFAAEPALPPDVRRSARFVEPILVAEVAFSEWTSAGTLRAPSYKGLRDDVDPSRVVREPQASD; via the coding sequence ATGCCCGGCGCCGGCCTTCCCCGGGACCTCGAGCCGATGCGGGCCACCGCCGTTGCCGCCCTGCCTCCCGACGATCCGCGGTGGGGCTACGAGGTGAAGTGGGACGGGGTGCGGGCCCTGGCGTACGTCGAGGGGGGTCGGGCCCGGCTGCAGAGCCGGACCATGAACGACATCACCGACCGCTATCCCGAACTGGCTGTCCTCGGGCGGGACCTCGACGGCGTCGTCCTGGACGGCGAGGTGGTGGCTCTCGACGAGACGGGCCGGCCCCGCTTCGAGCGGCTGCAGCAGCGCATCAACGTGCCGCCCGGGCCGCCCGTGATGCGCCGGGCGGCGGAGATCCCGGTGAGCTACGTGGCCTTCGACCTGCTGTACCACTCGGGCCGCTCGCTGCTCGACGTCCCGTACGCCGAGCGCCGGGAGCTCCTGGCCGGGCTGGCGATGCCCGAGGAGGTGGCGCGGGCGCCCCGGCACCACGTGGGCCAGGGGGCGGCGCTGCTGGAGGCGAGCCGGGCCCAGGGCCTGGAGGGGCTGGTTGCCAAGCGCCTCGACGGCCCCTACCTGCCGGGCCGGCGATCCCGGCTCTGGCTCAAGATCAAGAACTTCCGGCGTCAGGAGCTGGTCATCGGCGGCTGGCTCCCCGGGTCGGGCGGAAGGACCGGGGCCCTCGGCGCCCTCCTGGTCGGTCACTACGCCGACGGCGGCCTGCGCTACGCCGGGCGGGTCGGCACCGGCTTCACCGGGGCCGAGCTGAGCCGGATCAGGGATCGCCTCCGGGACCTGGCCCGGGAGTCGAGCCCGTTTGCCGCCGAGCCGGCGCTGCCGCCGGACGTGCGCCGGTCGGCGCGCTTCGTGGAGCCGATCCTCGTGGCCGAGGTGGCGTTCTCGGAGTGGACGTCGGCGGGCACGCTGCGGGCCCCCTCGTACAAGGGGCTGCGCGACGACGTCGACCCCAGTCGGGTGGTACGCGAGCCTCAGGCCTCCGACTGA